In Myxococcota bacterium, a single genomic region encodes these proteins:
- a CDS encoding sigma-54 dependent transcriptional regulator, whose amino-acid sequence MSRILIVDDEEGIRQSLAGILSDEGFATTAVCDGEEAIASMASDGIPDLVLLDIAMPGRDGVEILVELRDRWPALPVVMMSGHGTVETAVRTTKHGAYDFIEKPLSLEKVLLTVEHALEHSRLERENRELRAETLRAHEILGNSPEVAALVAQIEVAAPSNGWVLITGENGTGKELVARQIHARSKRAEAPFVEVNCAAIPEELIESELFGHEKGAFTGAVGQKIGKFELAHGGTIFLDEIADMSLMTQAKVLRILQEQNFSRVGGTETHDVDVRVIAATNKDLVAEIEKDRFREDLYYRLNVIPFRVPALRERSGDIPILAREFAKEFSAEAGLKTKKVTAKAMKLLQAYGWPGNVRELRNMMERLVIMTPKASIDADDLPEAVRLGPSEDGAALATLDEAKRSFEREFLMARLAEHGWNISRTAEAIGLARESLSRKIKSFGIEVERG is encoded by the coding sequence TTGAGCCGGATCCTGATCGTCGACGACGAAGAAGGCATTCGGCAGTCGCTGGCAGGGATCCTCTCGGACGAGGGGTTCGCCACCACCGCCGTGTGCGACGGTGAAGAGGCGATCGCGTCGATGGCGAGCGACGGGATCCCGGATCTCGTCCTGCTCGACATTGCGATGCCGGGTCGCGACGGCGTGGAGATCCTCGTAGAGCTTCGCGACCGCTGGCCCGCGCTGCCGGTGGTGATGATGAGCGGCCACGGCACCGTCGAGACCGCGGTGCGCACCACGAAGCACGGCGCCTATGACTTCATCGAGAAGCCCCTCTCCCTCGAGAAGGTGCTGCTCACGGTCGAGCACGCGCTCGAACACTCGCGGCTCGAACGCGAGAACCGGGAGCTGCGCGCCGAGACTCTGCGCGCCCACGAGATCCTCGGCAACTCGCCCGAGGTGGCGGCGCTCGTGGCGCAGATCGAGGTGGCGGCGCCCAGCAACGGCTGGGTGCTGATCACCGGTGAGAACGGCACAGGGAAGGAGCTCGTCGCGCGACAGATCCACGCGCGCAGCAAGCGTGCAGAGGCGCCCTTCGTCGAGGTGAACTGCGCGGCGATCCCCGAGGAGCTGATCGAGTCCGAACTCTTCGGCCACGAAAAGGGCGCGTTCACCGGCGCGGTCGGCCAGAAGATCGGCAAGTTCGAGCTCGCCCACGGCGGCACGATCTTCCTCGACGAGATCGCCGACATGAGCCTGATGACGCAGGCGAAGGTGCTCCGCATCCTGCAGGAACAGAACTTCTCGCGCGTCGGTGGCACCGAGACGCACGACGTCGACGTGCGGGTGATCGCCGCGACGAACAAGGACCTCGTCGCAGAGATCGAGAAGGACCGGTTTCGAGAGGACCTCTACTACCGCCTGAACGTGATCCCCTTCCGCGTCCCGGCCCTGCGCGAGCGCAGCGGCGACATCCCGATCCTGGCCCGCGAGTTCGCGAAGGAGTTCAGCGCGGAGGCCGGGCTCAAGACGAAGAAGGTGACGGCGAAGGCGATGAAGCTCTTGCAGGCCTATGGCTGGCCGGGCAACGTCCGCGAGCTGCGCAACATGATGGAGCGTCTCGTGATCATGACCCCGAAGGCCAGCATCGACGCCGACGATCTCCCGGAAGCGGTGCGCCTCGGACCGTCGGAGGACGGCGCCGCACTCGCGACCCTCGACGAGGCGAAGCGCAGCTTCGAGCGCGAGTTCCTGATGGCCCGGCTCGCCGAGCACGGCTGGAACATCTCGCGCACGGCCGAGGCGATCGGGCTCGCGCGCGAGAGCCTCTCGCGGAAGATCAAGTCGTTCGGGATCGAGGTGGAGCGTGGCTGA
- a CDS encoding tetratricopeptide repeat protein, with the protein MALSTDDRNETAREKRESISQEPFATSDAAQQAEEWARTAAASTGKESAKALVKQADLLENQLGQPERATALRRRALVNDPYQPDALTSLAAQAVASDDWVLLSLLRARHFEIAEPGAPRVEIALELARLEGERLSNPASARGWILRGLEEAPGDVRLHRALVDLERHQEDPNRLLDRLEEAIRVAPETADVDLLMEAASLQMEQGNTQAALPHLERAARRDPENENVLDALLDLLGQLGRHPELADALERRAALATHDNEIRAQILTELGALHENRLFDRDAALDAYERAHSIDPNTPGLTETLARLHAKGSDSSGGDATDAGGLEAALAAYEREAQVTPDRERLGSLVREIERLQRERGTPEAAIPWVQRWRRAAPEAAAPLRLLAELQEASGHEDDQIATLEALDALLPPEDQIENRRALASRYEAQSRTADAERTFARVLALAPTDLASLEGRVRALRSLDRTEALTDALTQLCDQQEGTARVETLSELAQVHRERGDASRAIHVLQRAEREDATHEPVRDQLDALLEDQQRYEEVVERFAARARALPADASIALDLRRAELLSERLQRFDEAAALYRQVLEREPGSDAACQGLEAALRAADQPEALANFLAEQAERIGSDDERDRLLFERAVLLEERLEAPRDALPIFDRLVRETDVASLRAPASERAEALLERFEEWSDLRSLLQRRLGRDASEDIGLHERLARLCADRLADRSGEVAHWERVVALDANRADVWQILSGRYEQEGRVEDWARALEAELATGVDTERELGLRGRLAEVYLQRLDRAEDAHEQYRQILELEPGHSVAGQYLLDLYEEESRYEEMVRLLEGRLAALGTDLEDPQAIHRRTALQLQIAHVRDSRLDDLEGAISALEVALAEVGHDPVVTEPLAAAYLRAEYTQDLVELCRDAADASEQPLERANWLVRLGDAHLAREERSAAADAYRRALTERPGDRAVEASLRALHRALGRTEPLTELLESELRHLAGTAEVPVRLELIELLRESRPADALVHARRILELAPRHADAYAAARGLASSLGRPAEQLALIEEWVARARTPQERAEAEVQSARLLAGPLERADEGIERYRAALSADPGQTAVRGELCALLEREARWEEWLDCWAIQIRAAAPEERATKVEQAANIAWDRISPAAALPWLERLRLERPQDPDVVSRISLAHRESGDREALIRALEAEAALVNDEGRARRLHLERARLLRETGAAGRALAALGEAGRDAEALRIRESLEAELGLHAERARTLETLAGLGTPDTELHCELAKLYAESLGDQDAATRHWQRALEQVPAGGAQRIEILRALADAEQRVGRVANWARYAEQELAALGDEPVFDDRRREIRRALAIAYDKQLGRADAAMLHLRALLDAGDESLLGTEARDQLERAYLGLLRQGGDDVELERCLVRRLERVGGDAADWLELAELREETLRRTGAALEAYRQVLSIDAHQLDALRGMRRTAERLGRWDDVASALEREINADETEGGDRGRLYHALGDLYWHRLQATTKASRCYAAALEADASDFAALRALERLLEAMEDWRGALDLYESEVEVLGDANPHRRREIWLHTAELARDRCDDPERARTALRRAAEIEPLEAPRLLDLATLHEQVGDVEAFVDSFERWCDHPEARATGADHLRLALALEELGSQERALARIEQSVGADPSLPKAWDAAARLRAGHGDAAGSADALCRAADHLPDGDAAERLLEAAEHLSGEDAPAGLRLVREATRRSPDHALAQAARACLAGELGHDEEAERAAEDALGSPTADSLCTEERAIVARAGAEAAMRQGRASAAAALYTKALEFDPEDLATVGAYGEALSALGDHLGARDMLTRRLEAPEPYPQRARHHQLLGRSLEVAGEPDAALGQYEAALRENANQPDALEGSVRVLEALDRVDEGIAAIERWAGAADQPADKAQRLLRAAEWELRQPGREDSAERRLRSVVQADASLAIAWRSLAQLQLDAGRLAEAVESSDRAASEVSDPADFGALAWIQGRALEEQGARREAAEAYGVAAENDPHCTEAILAQARLLRGFGEWREAAAALAAFAERHPGDDSAALADVYEQLGRLRAGPLEDLAGAVLSYRRAIELAPDRLEARAALAELLSHRPGDWEEALEHHRRVLSVEPTHAGCLRVALRIARGRSDPSLVATGVGIQRALGVASAYEGEEAAQGAAPFVSREPRLRDRRFEILRQLAVEAAPEISTALGAARPAAPSSPGDPAAAFRNRMLEVQGELSAPALLTRSSQEVGEAMRLVVALALEPEHVRGDGQLVNALSGALGKRRRRKLRRLLGENASPQDFAGVDFAEWHIELRALAAAEALRRETTTLRTAIVALAAEEYDTADLEGETHLAPRVEDDAVARAFVRRVVDDWLGRL; encoded by the coding sequence TTGGCGCTCTCGACGGACGATCGGAACGAAACGGCTCGGGAAAAGCGGGAGAGCATCTCCCAGGAACCCTTCGCCACCTCGGACGCGGCCCAGCAGGCCGAGGAGTGGGCGCGCACCGCCGCGGCCTCGACCGGCAAGGAGTCGGCCAAAGCCCTCGTCAAACAAGCGGATTTGCTCGAGAACCAACTCGGGCAGCCGGAGCGGGCGACGGCCTTGCGGCGTCGCGCGCTGGTCAACGACCCCTACCAGCCCGACGCCCTGACCTCGCTGGCGGCCCAGGCGGTCGCCTCCGACGACTGGGTGCTGCTGTCGCTGCTGCGCGCGCGGCACTTCGAGATCGCCGAGCCCGGGGCGCCCCGGGTGGAGATCGCGCTCGAGCTGGCACGCCTCGAGGGCGAGCGCCTCAGCAATCCGGCCAGCGCCCGCGGCTGGATCCTGCGTGGCCTCGAAGAGGCCCCGGGCGACGTCCGTCTCCACCGTGCGCTCGTCGACCTCGAGCGTCACCAGGAAGACCCGAACCGCCTGCTCGACCGCCTCGAAGAGGCGATTCGCGTCGCACCGGAGACCGCCGACGTCGACCTCCTGATGGAAGCCGCATCGTTGCAGATGGAGCAGGGGAACACCCAGGCCGCCCTGCCCCACCTCGAGCGCGCGGCGCGGCGCGACCCGGAGAACGAGAACGTCCTCGACGCGCTGCTCGACCTGCTCGGGCAGCTCGGTCGCCACCCGGAGCTCGCCGACGCCCTCGAGCGACGCGCCGCACTCGCCACCCACGACAACGAGATTCGCGCGCAGATCCTCACCGAGCTGGGCGCGCTGCACGAGAACCGACTCTTCGATCGCGATGCCGCCCTCGACGCCTACGAGCGCGCCCACTCGATCGACCCGAACACGCCCGGACTCACCGAGACCCTGGCGCGACTCCACGCGAAGGGCAGCGACAGCAGCGGCGGCGACGCCACGGATGCGGGCGGTCTCGAAGCCGCCCTCGCCGCCTACGAGCGCGAAGCGCAGGTGACCCCCGACCGTGAGCGCCTGGGTTCGCTGGTGCGCGAGATCGAACGCCTGCAGCGCGAACGCGGCACCCCGGAGGCTGCGATCCCCTGGGTCCAGCGTTGGCGCCGCGCGGCTCCCGAAGCCGCCGCGCCGCTGCGCTTGCTGGCGGAGCTCCAGGAAGCGTCGGGCCACGAAGACGATCAGATCGCGACGCTCGAAGCCCTCGATGCCCTGTTGCCGCCGGAAGACCAGATCGAGAACCGGCGTGCGCTCGCTTCGCGCTACGAGGCCCAGTCGCGCACGGCCGACGCCGAGCGCACCTTCGCCCGGGTCCTCGCGTTGGCACCGACCGACCTCGCGAGCCTCGAGGGGCGGGTCCGCGCCCTGCGCAGTCTGGATCGCACCGAGGCCCTCACCGACGCCCTGACCCAGCTCTGCGATCAGCAGGAAGGAACCGCCCGGGTCGAGACGCTCTCGGAGCTCGCCCAGGTCCACCGGGAGCGCGGCGACGCATCGCGTGCGATCCACGTCCTGCAGCGCGCCGAGCGCGAGGACGCGACCCACGAGCCGGTGCGCGACCAGCTGGATGCCCTGCTCGAAGACCAGCAGCGCTACGAAGAAGTCGTCGAGCGGTTCGCCGCGCGCGCCCGCGCGCTGCCCGCCGACGCCAGCATCGCGCTCGACCTGCGTCGTGCCGAGCTGCTGAGCGAGCGACTGCAGCGCTTCGACGAAGCGGCCGCCCTGTATCGCCAGGTACTGGAGCGCGAGCCCGGTTCCGACGCAGCCTGTCAGGGGCTCGAGGCGGCGCTGCGCGCGGCCGACCAGCCCGAGGCGCTGGCGAACTTCCTCGCGGAACAGGCAGAGCGCATCGGCTCCGACGACGAACGCGACCGTTTGCTCTTCGAACGCGCCGTCCTGCTCGAGGAGCGCCTCGAGGCTCCGCGGGACGCGCTGCCGATCTTCGACCGGCTGGTGCGCGAGACCGACGTCGCCTCCCTGCGCGCGCCGGCCAGCGAGCGTGCCGAGGCCCTGCTCGAGCGCTTCGAGGAGTGGTCGGACCTGCGATCCCTGCTCCAGCGACGGCTCGGTCGGGACGCGAGCGAGGACATCGGGCTCCACGAACGCTTGGCCCGCCTGTGCGCCGATCGACTCGCCGACCGCTCGGGCGAAGTCGCCCACTGGGAGCGGGTCGTCGCCCTCGACGCGAACCGCGCCGACGTCTGGCAGATCCTGTCCGGACGCTACGAGCAGGAAGGACGCGTCGAAGACTGGGCACGCGCACTCGAAGCCGAGCTCGCCACCGGTGTCGACACCGAGCGCGAACTCGGACTGCGCGGGCGACTCGCCGAGGTCTACCTGCAGCGACTCGATCGCGCCGAAGACGCTCACGAGCAGTACCGCCAGATCCTCGAACTCGAACCCGGACACAGCGTCGCGGGTCAGTACCTGCTCGACCTCTACGAGGAGGAGTCGCGCTACGAGGAGATGGTGCGCCTGCTCGAGGGTCGGCTCGCCGCCCTCGGCACCGACCTCGAGGATCCCCAGGCGATCCACCGTCGAACGGCACTGCAGCTCCAGATCGCGCACGTGCGCGACTCGCGCCTCGACGACCTCGAAGGCGCCATTTCTGCTCTGGAAGTCGCGCTGGCCGAGGTGGGTCACGACCCGGTCGTGACCGAGCCGCTCGCCGCGGCCTACCTGCGCGCGGAGTACACCCAGGATCTCGTCGAGCTCTGCCGCGACGCCGCCGATGCGAGCGAACAGCCGCTCGAGCGCGCCAACTGGCTGGTGCGCCTCGGCGACGCGCACCTCGCCCGCGAAGAGCGCTCGGCCGCGGCCGACGCCTACCGCCGCGCGCTGACCGAGCGCCCCGGCGATCGCGCGGTCGAGGCCTCGCTGCGCGCCCTGCATCGCGCGCTCGGTCGCACCGAACCGCTCACCGAGCTGCTCGAGTCAGAGCTGCGGCATCTGGCCGGCACTGCCGAGGTTCCCGTGCGACTCGAACTGATCGAGTTGCTGCGCGAGTCGCGTCCCGCCGACGCCCTGGTGCACGCGCGCCGCATCCTCGAGCTCGCCCCGCGCCACGCCGACGCCTACGCGGCCGCGCGCGGCCTCGCCTCTTCGCTCGGGCGCCCGGCCGAGCAGCTGGCCCTGATCGAGGAATGGGTGGCCCGCGCCCGCACACCCCAGGAGCGCGCGGAAGCAGAGGTGCAGAGCGCGCGACTGCTGGCCGGCCCGCTCGAGCGCGCCGACGAAGGCATCGAGCGCTACCGCGCCGCGCTGTCGGCCGACCCCGGCCAGACCGCCGTGCGCGGCGAACTCTGCGCACTGCTGGAACGCGAAGCGCGCTGGGAAGAATGGCTCGATTGCTGGGCGATCCAGATCCGAGCAGCAGCTCCCGAGGAGCGCGCGACGAAGGTCGAACAGGCCGCGAACATCGCCTGGGACCGCATCTCGCCTGCGGCTGCGCTGCCGTGGCTCGAGCGCCTGCGTCTCGAACGACCGCAGGACCCGGACGTCGTGTCGCGGATCTCGCTCGCACACCGCGAGAGCGGCGATCGCGAAGCGCTGATCCGTGCCCTCGAAGCCGAAGCCGCGCTGGTGAACGACGAAGGTCGCGCGCGACGCCTGCACCTCGAACGTGCGCGCCTGCTCCGCGAGACGGGCGCGGCGGGACGCGCACTCGCCGCACTGGGCGAAGCCGGGCGTGACGCCGAGGCGCTGCGGATCCGCGAGTCGCTCGAAGCCGAGCTCGGCCTTCATGCCGAACGGGCACGGACGCTCGAAACCCTCGCCGGCCTCGGCACGCCCGACACCGAACTCCACTGCGAGCTCGCGAAACTCTACGCCGAGTCCCTGGGCGACCAGGATGCCGCGACCCGCCACTGGCAGCGCGCTCTCGAGCAGGTGCCGGCGGGCGGCGCCCAGCGCATCGAGATCCTGCGCGCGCTCGCCGACGCCGAGCAGCGCGTGGGCCGCGTCGCCAACTGGGCGCGATACGCGGAGCAGGAGCTCGCGGCGCTCGGTGACGAACCGGTGTTCGACGATCGCCGCCGCGAGATCCGGCGCGCGCTCGCGATCGCGTACGACAAGCAGCTCGGGCGAGCCGACGCCGCCATGCTGCACCTGCGGGCACTGCTCGACGCCGGCGACGAGAGCCTGCTCGGCACCGAAGCCCGCGACCAGCTCGAGCGCGCCTATCTGGGCCTGTTGCGCCAGGGTGGCGACGACGTGGAACTCGAGCGCTGCCTGGTCCGACGTCTGGAGCGGGTGGGTGGCGACGCCGCGGATTGGCTCGAGCTCGCCGAGCTGCGCGAGGAGACCCTGCGTCGAACCGGCGCGGCCCTCGAAGCCTACCGCCAGGTGTTGTCGATCGATGCCCATCAGCTGGACGCCCTGCGCGGCATGCGCCGCACGGCGGAGCGCCTCGGCCGTTGGGACGACGTCGCGTCGGCGTTGGAGCGCGAGATCAACGCCGACGAAACCGAGGGGGGCGATCGCGGTCGCCTGTATCACGCACTCGGCGACCTCTACTGGCACCGGCTGCAGGCCACGACGAAGGCGAGCCGCTGCTACGCCGCCGCGCTGGAGGCCGACGCTTCGGACTTCGCGGCGCTACGCGCCCTCGAGCGCCTGCTCGAAGCCATGGAAGACTGGCGCGGCGCCCTCGATCTCTACGAGAGCGAAGTGGAAGTGCTCGGCGACGCCAACCCGCATCGGCGTCGCGAGATCTGGCTCCACACCGCCGAGCTCGCGCGCGATCGCTGCGACGACCCGGAGCGCGCGCGCACCGCGCTGCGCCGCGCGGCCGAGATCGAACCGCTCGAGGCCCCGCGTCTCCTCGATCTCGCCACGCTCCACGAGCAGGTCGGCGACGTCGAGGCCTTCGTCGACAGCTTCGAGCGCTGGTGCGACCACCCGGAAGCCCGTGCGACCGGCGCCGACCACCTGCGACTCGCCCTCGCCCTCGAAGAGCTGGGATCCCAGGAGCGCGCGCTCGCGCGCATCGAGCAGTCCGTGGGCGCAGACCCGAGTCTCCCGAAGGCCTGGGACGCAGCAGCGCGCCTCCGGGCGGGCCATGGTGATGCCGCCGGCAGCGCCGACGCCCTGTGCCGCGCCGCAGACCATCTGCCCGACGGCGACGCGGCCGAGCGTCTGCTCGAAGCCGCCGAGCACCTGTCGGGCGAAGACGCGCCGGCCGGTCTGCGACTCGTTCGGGAAGCGACGCGACGCAGCCCGGACCACGCGCTGGCCCAGGCAGCACGCGCTTGCCTGGCCGGCGAACTCGGGCACGACGAAGAAGCCGAGCGCGCCGCCGAGGACGCCCTCGGCAGCCCGACCGCAGACAGCCTGTGCACCGAGGAGCGCGCGATCGTCGCGCGCGCGGGCGCGGAAGCCGCGATGCGGCAGGGCCGCGCGTCGGCCGCGGCAGCGCTGTACACGAAGGCACTCGAGTTCGATCCCGAGGATCTGGCCACGGTGGGCGCTTACGGAGAAGCCCTCTCGGCACTCGGCGATCACCTCGGTGCGCGCGACATGCTCACCCGCCGACTCGAGGCGCCCGAGCCCTATCCCCAGCGCGCCCGACACCACCAGCTGCTCGGGCGCTCGCTCGAAGTGGCCGGCGAGCCCGACGCGGCACTCGGCCAGTACGAAGCGGCGCTCCGCGAGAACGCCAACCAGCCCGACGCGCTGGAGGGCAGCGTCCGTGTCCTCGAAGCCCTGGATCGGGTCGACGAGGGCATCGCCGCCATCGAACGCTGGGCCGGAGCCGCGGATCAACCCGCAGACAAGGCCCAGCGCCTGCTGCGCGCCGCCGAGTGGGAACTCCGCCAGCCCGGTCGCGAAGACAGCGCCGAGCGACGACTGCGTTCGGTGGTCCAGGCCGACGCGAGCCTCGCGATCGCCTGGCGATCGCTGGCCCAGCTCCAGCTCGACGCGGGTCGCCTCGCGGAAGCCGTGGAGTCTTCCGATCGCGCCGCTTCCGAGGTCTCCGATCCCGCCGACTTCGGGGCCCTCGCCTGGATCCAGGGACGCGCGCTCGAAGAGCAGGGCGCGCGGCGCGAAGCCGCCGAGGCCTACGGGGTTGCCGCGGAGAACGATCCGCACTGCACGGAAGCCATCCTCGCCCAGGCCCGCCTGCTGCGTGGCTTCGGGGAGTGGCGCGAAGCCGCCGCGGCGCTCGCCGCCTTCGCCGAACGCCACCCGGGCGACGACAGCGCCGCGCTGGCGGATGTCTACGAACAGCTCGGTCGCCTGCGGGCCGGCCCGCTCGAAGACCTGGCCGGCGCCGTGCTGAGCTACCGCCGCGCCATCGAGCTCGCGCCGGACCGGCTCGAAGCCCGCGCCGCACTGGCCGAGTTGCTGAGCCATCGGCCCGGCGACTGGGAGGAGGCCCTCGAGCACCACCGTCGCGTGCTCTCGGTGGAGCCTACGCACGCCGGCTGTCTGCGCGTCGCGCTACGCATCGCACGCGGTCGCAGCGACCCGTCGCTGGTCGCCACCGGTGTCGGCATCCAGCGCGCGCTCGGTGTTGCCTCGGCCTACGAGGGAGAGGAAGCCGCGCAGGGAGCGGCGCCCTTCGTGTCACGCGAACCGCGTCTGCGCGATCGGCGCTTCGAGATCCTGCGTCAGCTCGCCGTCGAAGCGGCTCCCGAGATCTCGACCGCGCTCGGCGCCGCGCGCCCGGCGGCGCCCTCGAGCCCGGGCGATCCGGCGGCGGCCTTCCGCAACCGAATGCTCGAGGTCCAGGGAGAACTCTCGGCCCCGGCGCTACTCACCCGCTCGAGCCAGGAAGTCGGCGAGGCGATGCGCCTGGTCGTCGCGCTGGCCCTCGAGCCCGAGCACGTGCGGGGCGACGGTCAGCTGGTGAACGCGTTGTCCGGGGCGCTCGGCAAGCGCCGGCGCCGCAAGCTCCGCCGACTGCTCGGCGAGAACGCATCGCCGCAGGACTTCGCCGGGGTCGATTTCGCGGAGTGGCACATCGAGCTGCGAGCACTCGCCGCGGCCGAGGCGCTGCGCCGCGAGACCACGACCCTGCGCACGGCGATCGTGGCCCTCGCCGCCGAGGAATACGACACGGCCGACCTCGAAGGCGAGACGCACCTGGCGCCGCGGGTCGAGGACGACGCCGTCGCGCGCGCCTTCGTCCGGCGGGTCGTCGACGATTGGCTGGGTCGCCTGTGA
- a CDS encoding ATP-binding protein has translation MSEDAPRDPSSSAPVPSGGRPRLPVAERRRRVREFWIALILIAAVVALLLLPPITGVTQGVGDSGLFLFLNAITVILILIFGFLVTRNFWKLVGERRRGILGSHLNLKFVAAFVLIALVTTSGLFAVSAFFITQSIDRWFSVQVDRALEESGEVAESFYESTAQNALFYGARIAEHITTERLMREEGLSDLEALVKVKQREYNLGVVEVFSATGEELVSGINPDIPAAAFSRPDSDLVQAAIDGGANWRVDEVGSGDVVRGAVPIPSSFREGEAVGAVVVNVLIPFSQARKVASIRSTLDEYRRLQPTAGHIRGAYLLELLLAFSVVLMLALWMGFRLAKGVTGPIRALAEGTAEVAKGNLDVSVQASSDDEIGFLVRSFNQMIGDLRSARSGLERSATELERRRRYMEIVLGTVGAGVVSVDAEGRVSTINPSAQRFLGIPAGTGLLGQKLSEVANRPELIEVIEELTGVLRPGVRESIRRQVQVPLDDDVATLFVTLTVMQDEVGDRLGTVVVFDDYTQLVKVQRMAAWREVARRIAHEIKNPLTPIQLSAQRLRRRFHDRFAERTEDEKVFDECVEAITTQVDTLKVLVDEFQNFARLPAAQLQPDDLNRIVSEAIASYAGTDDVLFETELEAGLPALEIDREQMRRALTNLIDNAVAAVRRRIAVEGDAPAGHVRVKSAFDPQLQSVRIEVADDGIGIPQQDRRRVFEPYYSTKDRGTGLGLAIVSRIIADHHGYIRVQPNEPTGARFVIELPVPRVEIDRQRAGGAR, from the coding sequence TTGTCCGAAGACGCGCCGCGCGATCCGAGTTCGAGCGCCCCGGTTCCGTCCGGCGGACGGCCGCGCTTGCCCGTGGCCGAACGACGGCGTCGCGTCCGCGAGTTCTGGATCGCGCTGATCCTGATCGCGGCGGTGGTTGCCCTGTTGCTCTTGCCTCCGATCACCGGTGTCACACAGGGCGTCGGCGACAGCGGTCTGTTCCTCTTCCTCAACGCGATCACGGTCATCCTGATCCTGATCTTCGGGTTCCTGGTCACCCGCAACTTCTGGAAGCTGGTCGGCGAGCGTCGCCGGGGGATTCTCGGCAGCCACCTCAACCTCAAGTTCGTGGCGGCCTTCGTGCTCATCGCGTTGGTCACGACCTCGGGGCTCTTCGCCGTCTCCGCGTTCTTCATCACCCAATCGATCGATCGTTGGTTCAGTGTGCAGGTCGATCGCGCCCTCGAGGAGAGCGGTGAGGTCGCGGAGAGTTTCTACGAGTCGACCGCGCAGAACGCGCTCTTCTACGGCGCACGCATCGCCGAGCACATCACGACCGAGCGCTTGATGCGCGAAGAAGGGCTCTCGGATCTCGAAGCCCTCGTGAAGGTGAAGCAGCGCGAGTACAACCTCGGCGTCGTCGAGGTGTTCAGTGCCACCGGCGAAGAACTCGTGTCGGGCATCAATCCGGACATTCCGGCGGCGGCGTTCTCGCGTCCCGACAGCGACCTGGTGCAGGCCGCCATCGACGGCGGCGCCAACTGGCGTGTCGACGAGGTCGGCAGCGGCGACGTCGTGCGAGGCGCCGTTCCGATTCCGTCGTCGTTCCGCGAGGGCGAGGCCGTCGGCGCGGTCGTGGTGAACGTGCTCATCCCGTTCTCCCAGGCGCGCAAGGTGGCGAGCATCCGCTCCACCCTCGACGAGTATCGACGCCTGCAGCCGACGGCCGGCCATATCCGCGGCGCCTACCTCCTCGAGCTGCTGTTGGCGTTCAGCGTCGTCTTGATGCTCGCACTGTGGATGGGGTTCCGGCTCGCGAAGGGCGTGACCGGACCGATCCGCGCTCTCGCCGAGGGCACGGCCGAGGTGGCGAAGGGCAACCTCGACGTGTCGGTGCAGGCGTCGAGCGATGACGAGATCGGCTTCCTGGTGCGCTCCTTCAACCAGATGATCGGTGACCTCCGATCGGCTCGCAGCGGTCTCGAGCGTTCGGCCACCGAGCTCGAGCGCCGGCGCCGTTACATGGAGATCGTGCTGGGCACCGTCGGTGCCGGCGTGGTCTCGGTGGACGCCGAGGGGCGGGTCAGCACCATCAACCCGTCGGCCCAGCGCTTCCTCGGCATTCCAGCCGGCACCGGTCTCCTGGGCCAGAAGCTCTCGGAGGTCGCAAACCGACCCGAGTTGATCGAAGTCATCGAAGAGTTGACCGGCGTGCTGCGCCCGGGCGTGCGCGAGAGCATTCGCCGCCAGGTGCAGGTGCCCCTCGACGACGACGTGGCGACGCTCTTCGTCACGTTGACCGTGATGCAGGACGAGGTTGGCGACCGGTTGGGAACCGTGGTGGTCTTCGACGACTACACCCAGCTCGTGAAGGTCCAGCGGATGGCCGCCTGGCGCGAGGTCGCCCGCCGCATCGCGCACGAGATCAAGAACCCGCTGACGCCGATCCAGCTCTCGGCCCAACGCTTGCGGCGCCGCTTCCACGATCGGTTCGCCGAGCGCACCGAAGACGAGAAGGTGTTCGACGAGTGCGTGGAGGCGATCACCACTCAGGTGGACACGCTGAAGGTGCTCGTCGACGAGTTCCAGAACTTTGCGCGGCTCCCGGCGGCGCAGCTCCAGCCCGACGACCTGAACCGGATCGTCTCCGAGGCCATCGCCAGCTACGCGGGCACCGACGACGTGCTCTTCGAGACCGAGCTCGAGGCGGGGCTGCCCGCCCTCGAGATCGACCGCGAACAGATGCGCCGCGCGCTGACGAACCTGATCGACAACGCGGTGGCCGCGGTGCGACGGCGCATCGCCGTCGAGGGCGACGCGCCGGCCGGCCACGTCCGAGTGAAGAGTGCCTTCGATCCCCAGCTCCAGAGCGTGCGGATCGAGGTGGCCGACGACGGCATCGGGATCCCCCAGCAGGATCGTCGCCGGGTCTTCGAGCCCTACTACTCCACGAAGGATCGCGGCACCGGTCTCGGGCTCGCGATCGTGTCGCGCATCATCGCCGATCATCACGGCTACATTCGGGTCCAACCGAATGAACCGACGGGGGCGCGCTTCGTGATCGAACTGCCGGTTCCGCGTGTCGAGATCGACCGGCAGCGCGCAGGGGGGGCGCGTTGA